One stretch of Sander vitreus isolate 19-12246 chromosome 16, sanVit1, whole genome shotgun sequence DNA includes these proteins:
- the ptcd2 gene encoding pentatricopeptide repeat-containing protein 2, mitochondrial isoform X1: MVQSVGTMALARIGKCCRSLVHEPSKGLFCGVLQTGWIEGCIGAKRHLLSEDVIKLQDFQQRKLAVAHLVTGTKGEVVQQVVAVIGFKGNYIELFSQKLQRNELILRDELKLLLHLCQSADDMVIARDAIYRYHAENRNLVYGEFKFGPLFVRLCYELGLEDLAAATLTDKSMREFFNDATSFNITLDMLFTKGSYENALEVLRTMRNQGVPFNKDTLTLASGICYKLDTAESYRFCTAMIEEGQTKGHLIPRHAYCFAVALALRRNDIVNAQSLYSKIMSTDSRLCQNLKVIILARSGALADAISILSAAMLLKSTSFVAKPEFSQEVVDLLRLKSEGRPHMMKVEQIVTHLERAHQVTQQTLDGMLCHTPTGRRKPVLIMEERRTSRRTLKPLQSTLLSE; this comes from the exons atGGTACAGTCAGTGGGCACTATGGCGCTGGCGAGGATTGGTAAATGTTGTCGGTCGTTAGTACATGAGCCCTCCAAAGGACTGTTTTGTGGTGTTTTACAGACAGGCTGGATTGAAGGCTGTATAGGAG CTAAGAGGCATCTGTTGTCAGAAGATGTTATCAAACTACAAGACTTCCAGCAAAGGAAGCTGGCTGTGGCTCACCTTGTCACTGGAACAAAAGGTGAAGTAGTTCAACAAGTAGTTGCCGTCATTGgctttaaag GAAATTATATAGAGCTGTTCAGTCAGAAGCTTCAAAGGAATGAGCTGATACTGAGAGATGAGCTGAAGCTTCTCCTTCACTTGTGCCAGTCTGCAGATGACATGGTGATAGCCAGAGATGCCATTTATAG GTACCATGCAGAGAACAGGAACTTGGTGTATGGAGAGTTTAAGTTTGGTCCTCTCTTTGTGAGACTGTGCTATGAGCTGGGTCTGGAGGACTTGGCTGCTGCTACACTTACAGATAAG AGTATGAGAGAATTTTTCAACGACGCAACCTCCTTTAACATCACCTTAGACATGTTATTCACAAAAGGCTCTTATGAAA ATGCCCTGGAGGTACTAAGAACTATGAGGAACCAAGGTGTACCATTCAACAAAGACACATTGACGCTGGCATCTGGCATCTGCTATAAACTG GACACGGCGGAGTCCTACAGGTTCTGCACTGCTATGATAGAGGAGGGGCAGACCAAAGGGCACTTAATCCCCAGACATGCTTACTGCTTTGCTGTAGCACTTGCACTTAGACGA AATGATATAGTAAACGCACAGTCGTTGTACTCAAAAATAATGAGCACTGACAGCAGATTATGCCAAAATTTAAAG GTTATCATACTAGCAAGGTCAGGAGCGCTGGCAGATGCCATTTCCATCCTGTCTGCAGCCATGCTGCTTAAAAGCACTTCTTTTGTTGCGAAGCCTGAATTTTCTCAGGAGGTG GTGGATTTGCTGCGTTTAAAGAGTGAGGGCAGACCACACATGATGAAAGTGGAGCAGATAGTCACTCATCTTGAGCGAGCTCATCAGGTGACCCAGCAGACCCTCGATGGCATGCTCTGCCACACACCCACAGGGAGGAGGAAACCAGTGCTAAtaatggaggagaggaggaccaGCCGAAGGACTCTGAAGCCACTACAGTCCACTCTGCTGTCAGAGTGA
- the ptcd2 gene encoding pentatricopeptide repeat-containing protein 2, mitochondrial isoform X2 codes for MVQSVGTMALARIGKCCRSLVHEPSKGLFCGVLQTGWIEGCIGAKRHLLSEDVIKLQDFQQRKLAVAHLVTGTKGNYIELFSQKLQRNELILRDELKLLLHLCQSADDMVIARDAIYRYHAENRNLVYGEFKFGPLFVRLCYELGLEDLAAATLTDKSMREFFNDATSFNITLDMLFTKGSYENALEVLRTMRNQGVPFNKDTLTLASGICYKLDTAESYRFCTAMIEEGQTKGHLIPRHAYCFAVALALRRNDIVNAQSLYSKIMSTDSRLCQNLKVIILARSGALADAISILSAAMLLKSTSFVAKPEFSQEVVDLLRLKSEGRPHMMKVEQIVTHLERAHQVTQQTLDGMLCHTPTGRRKPVLIMEERRTSRRTLKPLQSTLLSE; via the exons atGGTACAGTCAGTGGGCACTATGGCGCTGGCGAGGATTGGTAAATGTTGTCGGTCGTTAGTACATGAGCCCTCCAAAGGACTGTTTTGTGGTGTTTTACAGACAGGCTGGATTGAAGGCTGTATAGGAG CTAAGAGGCATCTGTTGTCAGAAGATGTTATCAAACTACAAGACTTCCAGCAAAGGAAGCTGGCTGTGGCTCACCTTGTCACTGGAACAAAAG GAAATTATATAGAGCTGTTCAGTCAGAAGCTTCAAAGGAATGAGCTGATACTGAGAGATGAGCTGAAGCTTCTCCTTCACTTGTGCCAGTCTGCAGATGACATGGTGATAGCCAGAGATGCCATTTATAG GTACCATGCAGAGAACAGGAACTTGGTGTATGGAGAGTTTAAGTTTGGTCCTCTCTTTGTGAGACTGTGCTATGAGCTGGGTCTGGAGGACTTGGCTGCTGCTACACTTACAGATAAG AGTATGAGAGAATTTTTCAACGACGCAACCTCCTTTAACATCACCTTAGACATGTTATTCACAAAAGGCTCTTATGAAA ATGCCCTGGAGGTACTAAGAACTATGAGGAACCAAGGTGTACCATTCAACAAAGACACATTGACGCTGGCATCTGGCATCTGCTATAAACTG GACACGGCGGAGTCCTACAGGTTCTGCACTGCTATGATAGAGGAGGGGCAGACCAAAGGGCACTTAATCCCCAGACATGCTTACTGCTTTGCTGTAGCACTTGCACTTAGACGA AATGATATAGTAAACGCACAGTCGTTGTACTCAAAAATAATGAGCACTGACAGCAGATTATGCCAAAATTTAAAG GTTATCATACTAGCAAGGTCAGGAGCGCTGGCAGATGCCATTTCCATCCTGTCTGCAGCCATGCTGCTTAAAAGCACTTCTTTTGTTGCGAAGCCTGAATTTTCTCAGGAGGTG GTGGATTTGCTGCGTTTAAAGAGTGAGGGCAGACCACACATGATGAAAGTGGAGCAGATAGTCACTCATCTTGAGCGAGCTCATCAGGTGACCCAGCAGACCCTCGATGGCATGCTCTGCCACACACCCACAGGGAGGAGGAAACCAGTGCTAAtaatggaggagaggaggaccaGCCGAAGGACTCTGAAGCCACTACAGTCCACTCTGCTGTCAGAGTGA